In Levilactobacillus brevis, a single genomic region encodes these proteins:
- a CDS encoding DUF4430 domain-containing protein, whose amino-acid sequence MKKSVGIIVAAVVTIFVIGGALAVQQHRQQATTVPAKERVIASSVATTQSESAGDQATASSKQAHQKSTASSTKAPHRRATSSVKSATTKSSRARQSATSRTSQSTTMPVRRQKATTTTKAVTTTQKRQATSTKAKQPVAGKAYLVVSGYKKTFFKGNVKLGAHPTAFSVLQAAKLKLVYQNGVAVYVSSINGLAENDVKTGSGWKYRVNDKFIDQAANLKHVKNGDRVHWYFTTKGY is encoded by the coding sequence ATGAAGAAGTCGGTAGGTATTATTGTTGCGGCGGTCGTCACCATTTTCGTCATCGGTGGGGCCTTGGCCGTGCAGCAGCATCGGCAACAAGCGACCACGGTGCCCGCAAAGGAGCGGGTTATCGCCAGTTCTGTCGCCACAACGCAGTCTGAATCGGCCGGGGATCAAGCGACCGCGTCGTCCAAGCAGGCCCACCAAAAGTCCACGGCGAGTTCGACCAAAGCCCCCCACCGGCGGGCCACTTCTTCCGTAAAATCGGCCACAACCAAGTCCTCGCGTGCCCGGCAGTCGGCCACCTCACGGACCAGTCAGTCCACGACTATGCCGGTGCGTCGCCAGAAGGCCACAACGACCACCAAGGCCGTGACGACGACGCAGAAACGTCAAGCCACGTCGACAAAGGCCAAACAACCCGTCGCAGGCAAGGCTTATCTGGTGGTTTCGGGCTACAAGAAGACCTTTTTCAAGGGCAACGTCAAATTAGGTGCCCATCCCACGGCCTTTTCCGTGCTGCAGGCGGCTAAGCTCAAGCTGGTTTACCAGAATGGAGTGGCGGTCTACGTCAGCAGCATTAACGGCCTCGCTGAGAACGACGTGAAGACGGGGAGCGGGTGGAAATATCGGGTCAACGATAAATTTATTGATCAGGCCGCGAACCTGAAGCACGTGAAGAACGGCGACCGGGTTCACTGGTACTTTACGACAAAGGGGTATTAG
- a CDS encoding fucose-binding lectin II, with the protein MFKTNKVIAASMTAVMMLGAVVPVADVSAASVKTASKSYRTSHIKKANTYAKKMMKANKDGLKSQAKIFSKSAYPTTGAAAGYSDFLLGLKKQGYKFTKSQKKLVKKNLVVSKKSDPAVLANAIIGLQAIGVNPTKYKPAGAKKNLNLVSTLYKKSMTKQTVNVQSTALIAVSSNKTFKKPSKAAFSKASLSLKIAKNQQSNHGWAYNNTAASVDSDTTAVAVNALTMGKSKNKKVTAAAKAGRSYLKKAVYKNGAFGYVYNGKTNPNANSTAEAILGLATNKTAFNFLNKTAIKKGQTATPLRTMLSYVKSDGTVKDAYSMTLAYGQVSLAASAYHNGKYSSKMVYTFK; encoded by the coding sequence ATGTTTAAGACAAATAAAGTAATCGCAGCTTCAATGACGGCAGTAATGATGTTAGGCGCAGTGGTGCCCGTGGCGGATGTCAGTGCGGCCAGCGTCAAGACGGCCAGCAAGAGTTACCGGACCAGTCATATTAAGAAGGCCAATACATACGCCAAGAAGATGATGAAGGCCAACAAGGACGGCCTGAAGAGTCAGGCGAAGATTTTCAGTAAATCCGCTTACCCAACAACGGGGGCCGCAGCTGGTTACTCAGATTTCCTTTTGGGCCTGAAGAAGCAGGGGTACAAGTTCACCAAGAGTCAAAAGAAGCTCGTTAAGAAGAACCTCGTGGTATCGAAGAAGAGCGATCCCGCCGTCTTGGCCAACGCCATCATTGGGTTACAGGCTATCGGCGTCAATCCAACCAAGTACAAGCCAGCCGGCGCTAAGAAGAACTTGAACCTGGTCAGCACGCTGTACAAGAAATCCATGACCAAGCAAACGGTCAACGTCCAGAGTACGGCGCTGATCGCGGTTTCCTCCAACAAGACTTTTAAGAAACCTAGCAAGGCCGCCTTCTCCAAGGCTTCCCTCAGCCTGAAGATCGCTAAGAATCAGCAATCTAACCATGGGTGGGCTTATAACAATACCGCCGCTAGTGTTGACAGCGATACGACGGCCGTTGCCGTGAACGCCTTGACGATGGGCAAGAGCAAAAACAAGAAGGTTACCGCCGCTGCCAAGGCCGGTCGAAGCTACCTCAAGAAGGCAGTTTACAAGAACGGGGCCTTTGGCTACGTTTACAACGGCAAGACCAACCCGAACGCCAACTCTACGGCCGAAGCTATCCTGGGCTTAGCAACCAACAAGACGGCCTTCAACTTCCTGAACAAGACGGCCATCAAGAAGGGCCAAACGGCAACGCCACTGCGGACCATGCTCAGCTACGTGAAGAGTGACGGCACGGTCAAGGATGCTTACAGCATGACCTTAGCCTATGGTCAAGTGAGCTTAGCGGCCAGTGCTTACCACAACGGCAAGTATTCCTCAAAGATGGTGTACACGTTCAAATAA
- a CDS encoding ECF transporter S component produces the protein MGLLLAGMLLLKGKHYLAFSFGCLICSLLPAYWHFERRQMTTRLLVFLAVIVALGVLGRVPLAAIPNVQLTSFVVIVSAISLGPELGFVSGSMMALVSNLFLGQGPWTPWQMLAWGLMGLTTGLIYRGKLKDSVWLLVIWGALWGFWFGWIMDLWYALAYVRPLRGASFFVAFAGSFMFDALHAATNAVSLAILYRPWRQLMKRLMMKYQILPKG, from the coding sequence ATGGGGCTATTGCTGGCGGGGATGCTGCTATTAAAGGGCAAACACTACCTGGCCTTTAGCTTTGGTTGCCTAATCTGTAGCCTGTTACCTGCCTACTGGCACTTCGAGAGACGCCAAATGACGACGCGCCTACTGGTCTTTCTGGCCGTCATCGTCGCCCTAGGCGTGTTGGGGCGCGTGCCACTGGCCGCCATTCCCAACGTGCAACTCACCAGTTTCGTGGTGATTGTCAGCGCCATTAGCCTGGGACCCGAGTTGGGATTTGTCAGCGGGTCCATGATGGCCCTGGTCTCCAACTTATTTCTGGGACAGGGGCCCTGGACGCCGTGGCAAATGCTGGCGTGGGGCCTCATGGGGTTAACAACTGGCCTGATCTACCGGGGCAAGCTCAAGGATAGCGTCTGGCTACTCGTCATCTGGGGGGCCTTGTGGGGATTCTGGTTCGGCTGGATTATGGATTTATGGTACGCCTTGGCCTACGTTCGGCCATTGCGGGGGGCCAGTTTCTTTGTCGCCTTCGCGGGGAGTTTCATGTTTGACGCGCTACACGCGGCGACCAATGCGGTTAGTCTGGCAATTTTGTACCGACCGTGGCGACAGCTGATGAAGCGTTTAATGATGAAATACCAAATTTTACCAAAAGGATGA
- a CDS encoding ATP-binding cassette domain-containing protein, translating to MGKLITVDHLAFSYPEAVSATLEDLSFTVDRGDFITIVGATGSGKTTLLKQLKPELQPAGTVTGQVRLDGQSLGDLTSQESAQRLGYVAQDPQTQPIMATVIEELAFSLENLGMTTADITTRVAELANFLGLDQLLQRSIESLSGGQLQLVNLASVLALKPDVILLDEPTAQLDPTTAQNFLAVLQQVHDELGLTIILTEHRLSNVLAMSNRLLLLRDGQLAYDGPVTTGLARMNRLPELQAFVPAVPEFFLAHDLPVVDLPLTVRAGRQLIRQAGWTFTMTQRAPHLQLAAAPLLTAKNLILSYPGNAATTLQQLNLTVARGDWLAIIGKNGSGKSTLLSVLAGLRKPQHGRARLGKAVTWRFKNAERLTQLGYLSQNPTEQFSGETVAAELRQQAELVGASAVEATVRDMLHRLQLEAVADRNAFDLSGGQQQLLGLGLALIGDPQVLLLDEPTKGLDPTTKQQIGQLLQQAHAAGLTLVMASHDMDFCAEFATTCAFMFDGQLSQQQGTRQFFTHNFLATTAVNRLLRQQVPQALFWRDVQVTLKGGDRLSNNDDNLTGA from the coding sequence ATGGGAAAATTAATCACGGTGGACCACCTCGCCTTTAGCTATCCGGAGGCGGTGTCGGCCACACTCGAGGACCTGTCGTTTACGGTCGATCGCGGGGACTTCATCACCATTGTCGGTGCGACGGGTAGCGGTAAGACGACGCTGTTAAAGCAACTCAAGCCGGAGCTTCAACCGGCTGGGACGGTAACCGGGCAGGTTCGGCTGGACGGCCAATCACTGGGGGACCTGACGAGTCAAGAAAGTGCCCAGCGGTTGGGCTACGTGGCCCAAGACCCGCAGACCCAGCCGATCATGGCGACCGTGATTGAGGAACTGGCCTTTTCCCTTGAGAATCTGGGGATGACCACCGCCGATATTACCACCCGTGTGGCCGAACTCGCCAACTTTCTGGGGCTCGATCAGCTTCTCCAGCGGTCCATCGAGAGCCTATCCGGCGGACAGTTGCAGCTGGTCAACCTGGCCTCCGTGTTGGCGTTGAAGCCCGACGTGATTCTACTGGATGAGCCGACCGCGCAGTTGGACCCGACGACGGCCCAGAATTTTCTAGCCGTCCTCCAACAGGTCCACGACGAGCTGGGGCTGACAATCATTTTGACGGAGCACCGGTTGAGTAACGTCTTGGCCATGAGTAATCGGCTATTGCTGTTGCGAGACGGGCAGCTGGCCTATGATGGGCCGGTGACCACCGGCTTGGCGCGGATGAATCGACTGCCGGAGCTGCAGGCATTTGTGCCCGCGGTCCCCGAGTTCTTTCTAGCCCACGACCTTCCCGTGGTGGACCTGCCCCTGACCGTCCGGGCCGGTCGCCAGCTGATTCGGCAGGCGGGATGGACCTTCACCATGACGCAGCGGGCACCCCACCTGCAGCTAGCGGCGGCCCCACTCTTGACGGCGAAGAATCTGATCCTGAGTTATCCGGGAAATGCCGCCACGACGCTGCAACAGCTTAATCTGACCGTGGCGCGGGGCGACTGGTTAGCCATCATTGGCAAGAATGGTTCCGGTAAGTCAACGCTACTCTCGGTACTGGCCGGTCTACGGAAGCCGCAGCACGGCCGAGCACGGCTGGGCAAGGCGGTGACGTGGCGGTTCAAGAATGCCGAACGACTCACGCAGTTGGGGTACCTCTCCCAGAACCCCACCGAGCAGTTCAGTGGGGAGACGGTTGCCGCGGAGCTTCGCCAGCAGGCCGAATTGGTCGGAGCCTCGGCGGTCGAGGCGACCGTCCGTGACATGCTTCACCGCCTACAGCTTGAAGCGGTGGCCGACCGGAATGCCTTCGACCTGAGTGGGGGTCAACAACAACTCCTGGGATTGGGATTGGCCTTGATTGGCGATCCTCAAGTCCTCCTCTTGGATGAACCAACCAAGGGCCTGGACCCTACGACCAAACAGCAGATTGGGCAACTACTCCAGCAGGCACACGCGGCCGGCCTGACGCTGGTCATGGCCAGCCACGATATGGACTTTTGTGCCGAGTTTGCCACGACCTGCGCCTTCATGTTTGACGGCCAGCTCTCACAGCAGCAGGGCACGCGTCAGTTCTTTACCCATAATTTTTTAGCAACCACGGCGGTGAACCGCCTATTACGCCAGCAGGTCCCGCAAGCCTTATTCTGGCGGGACGTGCAGGTAACCTTGAAGGGAGGTGATCGCTTATCGAACAACGACGACAATTTGACTGGCGCTTAG
- a CDS encoding energy-coupling factor transporter transmembrane protein EcfT, producing the protein MNGGTVASQTFFNQLHPATLAGYFVALFTILLLFNHLIVAGTLFVGIVGLNCWYFGWQRVKGLLAGTSVFMLTILLFNILLNQRGNVLWQATLGPVTFRLTRSALLYGTTMAVMLGAMILTFVLLNGSLTTPKISYLLFPVVPRLAMLLTISMRLVTLFSQKFHRLMMLQKTRGLVVTEGAWSQRIRKTGQLMRILLIDSISSSMETAVLMEARGFGARRRSHYQTYHWRAADGWFLGSALILFDVALWLRWSGWGWTTDVYQLSLGGTTDWLLAIPVLGLAGLPLLGEGVYHLWEN; encoded by the coding sequence ATGAATGGCGGTACTGTAGCAAGTCAAACGTTTTTCAATCAATTACATCCGGCCACCCTCGCCGGTTACTTTGTGGCCTTATTTACAATCTTGCTGCTGTTTAACCATTTGATCGTGGCGGGAACGTTGTTTGTGGGAATCGTGGGGCTGAACTGCTGGTACTTCGGCTGGCAACGCGTTAAGGGCTTACTGGCCGGAACCAGCGTTTTTATGCTGACGATTCTGCTCTTTAACATTCTGCTGAATCAACGGGGAAACGTCCTATGGCAAGCAACGTTGGGGCCAGTAACCTTTCGCCTCACGCGGTCCGCGCTCCTCTATGGCACCACGATGGCCGTGATGCTGGGCGCCATGATTCTGACGTTCGTGCTGCTCAACGGGAGCTTAACCACACCAAAGATCAGCTACCTCTTGTTTCCCGTTGTGCCACGGCTGGCCATGTTGCTGACGATTTCGATGCGGCTCGTGACCCTCTTCTCCCAGAAGTTCCACCGGCTGATGATGCTCCAGAAGACGCGGGGACTCGTCGTGACGGAGGGGGCGTGGTCACAGCGCATTCGGAAGACCGGTCAGCTAATGCGGATTCTTCTGATTGATTCCATCTCTTCATCCATGGAGACGGCGGTTCTGATGGAGGCCCGTGGGTTCGGTGCCCGTCGTCGGAGTCACTATCAGACGTATCACTGGCGGGCCGCGGACGGCTGGTTTCTCGGGAGTGCCCTGATACTCTTCGACGTCGCCCTGTGGCTACGCTGGTCAGGGTGGGGGTGGACTACCGACGTTTATCAGCTGTCATTAGGCGGCACGACGGATTGGCTACTGGCAATTCCGGTCCTCGGGCTCGCCGGCTTACCCTTACTGGGCGAAGGAGTGTATCACTTATGGGAAAATTAA
- a CDS encoding cob(I)yrinic acid a,c-diamide adenosyltransferase: MTKIYTRVGDHGLTKQVSGQMVAKTDLQIVALGEIDELQSYLGVVVTSLQPNQGDLGNELCDVQRKLYVLEADISVKRHQEMAAADTTWLEQRVDAFMAATPDLKEFILPGGSPAGAHLQYARTVARRAERSAVALNTVQPLDPAILTYLNRLSDYLFAMARYVNHRDGYVEIPSNKEKAERQAARAARRQAKSEL; this comes from the coding sequence ATGACGAAAATTTATACGCGGGTCGGCGATCACGGGCTGACCAAACAAGTGAGTGGCCAGATGGTGGCAAAGACGGACCTCCAGATTGTGGCGCTCGGCGAAATTGACGAGCTACAATCCTATTTAGGCGTGGTGGTGACCAGCCTACAGCCGAACCAAGGCGACTTAGGCAACGAGCTGTGCGACGTGCAACGCAAGCTCTACGTGTTGGAGGCCGACATCAGTGTCAAACGCCATCAGGAAATGGCCGCGGCTGATACGACCTGGCTGGAACAGCGGGTGGATGCGTTCATGGCCGCCACGCCGGACCTCAAGGAATTCATCCTTCCCGGGGGTTCACCAGCCGGCGCGCACTTGCAGTATGCTCGGACGGTGGCCCGCCGTGCGGAACGGTCCGCGGTGGCTTTAAATACGGTTCAACCGCTAGATCCCGCCATCTTGACGTACCTCAACCGGCTGTCGGATTACCTCTTTGCCATGGCGCGGTACGTGAATCATCGGGATGGTTACGTGGAGATTCCTAGCAATAAGGAGAAGGCCGAACGTCAGGCAGCACGAGCAGCTCGGCGCCAGGCTAAATCAGAACTTTAG
- the nrdJ gene encoding ribonucleoside-triphosphate reductase, adenosylcobalamin-dependent has product MMKTATAATITLTADFIENVVQTVTPHWGELGWVTYKRTYARWLPEQQRTEEWPETVKRVVEGNINLDPRLHDDRADAQVVADLTHEAQRLFKLIYGLAATPSGRNLWISGTDYQQRNGDALNNCWFIAVRPQVYGDSHIIPSYLTPNQVAVSMPFSFMFDQLMKGGGVGFSVTPNNVRQMPRVDQAIDLTILIDAASTSYEASVALGAVDRSAWLRDHSLAGTRYYRLPDTREGWVLANANLIDAHFAGTNPDRQTQVVLDISDIRPKDAPIHGFGGTASGPMPLVEMLFDSNNILNAAVGRHLTAVDCTDLGNLIGKTVVAGNVRRSAELALGGAEDHDFMTMKQDKEKLYHHRWASNNSVAVDQQFDDYQPMAEAIQQNGEPGMVNLDLSRNYGRIADGRQEGIDGAVEGTNPCGEISLSNGEPCNLFEVFPSVAEDQGWALEDAFGLGARYTKRVTFSHYDWEVSRRAIQKNRRIGVSMSGIQDWILKTFKQRVVTGFTTEKTADGQLISRPLYNQAAVKRVSDLYHAVVAADKAYSQTLGCQPSIKHTTVKPSGTVAKLAGVSEGMHFHYARYLIQRIRFQDSDPLLPALRACGYKVEPDVYSQNTMCVEFPVKAAHADDPAFASAGSVSMAEQFATQAFLQTYWSDNAVSCTVTFQPEEGDQISRLLRQYRHTIKSTSLLPYSGADFKQAPKEPIDAATYRQHRAQITGDVAEKFAELNGNHDQKDVELVDQSDCASGACPIR; this is encoded by the coding sequence ATGATGAAGACAGCAACGGCCGCAACGATCACGTTGACGGCTGATTTCATAGAAAACGTGGTCCAAACGGTGACGCCACACTGGGGTGAACTGGGGTGGGTGACCTACAAGCGGACCTACGCGCGGTGGCTCCCCGAGCAACAGCGGACCGAGGAATGGCCCGAAACGGTGAAACGCGTGGTGGAGGGCAACATTAACCTCGACCCGCGGCTTCACGATGATCGTGCCGACGCCCAAGTGGTGGCAGATCTAACCCATGAGGCCCAGCGGCTCTTCAAGCTAATCTATGGCTTGGCCGCGACGCCCTCTGGCCGCAACCTATGGATTTCCGGGACCGACTACCAACAGAGAAATGGCGACGCACTCAATAACTGCTGGTTCATTGCCGTTCGGCCGCAAGTTTACGGGGATAGCCACATTATTCCCAGTTACTTGACGCCCAATCAAGTAGCGGTGTCAATGCCATTTTCCTTCATGTTTGACCAGTTGATGAAGGGTGGCGGGGTCGGCTTCTCCGTGACCCCCAACAACGTTCGGCAGATGCCGCGCGTCGACCAGGCCATCGACCTGACCATTCTGATCGATGCCGCCAGCACCTCCTACGAGGCCTCGGTAGCGTTAGGTGCCGTGGACCGGTCCGCATGGTTGCGGGACCACTCGTTGGCGGGGACCCGCTACTATCGGTTGCCGGATACCCGCGAAGGCTGGGTACTGGCCAACGCCAACCTCATCGATGCGCATTTTGCCGGGACCAATCCCGACCGGCAGACCCAGGTCGTGTTGGATATCAGTGACATTCGGCCTAAGGATGCGCCTATTCATGGTTTCGGGGGGACGGCTTCCGGGCCCATGCCGTTAGTCGAGATGCTCTTTGATAGCAACAACATTTTAAATGCCGCGGTAGGCCGCCACCTGACCGCCGTGGATTGCACGGATCTGGGTAACCTGATCGGCAAGACCGTAGTGGCCGGCAACGTCCGACGTTCGGCCGAGCTTGCCCTGGGTGGTGCCGAGGATCATGACTTCATGACCATGAAGCAGGACAAAGAAAAGTTATATCATCATCGCTGGGCCTCCAACAATAGTGTGGCCGTTGACCAGCAATTCGACGATTACCAGCCCATGGCTGAGGCTATCCAGCAAAATGGGGAGCCGGGAATGGTCAATCTCGACCTATCTCGGAATTACGGCCGGATAGCCGATGGCCGTCAAGAGGGCATCGACGGCGCCGTGGAGGGGACCAATCCTTGTGGTGAAATCTCACTGAGTAACGGTGAACCCTGCAACCTTTTCGAAGTCTTCCCCAGCGTGGCCGAGGATCAGGGCTGGGCGCTCGAGGACGCCTTTGGTCTGGGCGCACGGTACACGAAGCGCGTGACGTTTAGCCACTACGACTGGGAAGTCTCACGCCGGGCCATCCAGAAGAATCGCCGGATTGGCGTGTCCATGTCGGGAATTCAGGATTGGATCTTGAAGACCTTTAAGCAGCGTGTGGTGACGGGCTTCACAACGGAGAAGACCGCCGACGGTCAGCTGATTAGCCGGCCACTGTACAATCAAGCCGCCGTTAAACGGGTTAGTGACCTGTATCACGCCGTGGTCGCCGCCGACAAGGCTTATTCCCAGACGCTGGGATGCCAGCCGTCCATCAAGCACACGACGGTCAAGCCCTCCGGCACCGTGGCTAAGTTGGCCGGTGTCTCCGAGGGGATGCACTTCCATTATGCGCGCTACCTGATTCAGCGGATTCGTTTCCAGGACAGTGATCCCTTACTGCCGGCGCTGCGGGCGTGCGGCTACAAGGTGGAGCCCGACGTTTACAGTCAAAATACGATGTGCGTGGAATTCCCCGTGAAGGCCGCCCACGCCGATGATCCAGCCTTTGCGTCCGCGGGGAGCGTGTCGATGGCCGAGCAGTTTGCGACCCAGGCCTTCCTGCAGACGTATTGGTCCGACAATGCCGTGAGTTGTACGGTGACTTTCCAGCCAGAAGAGGGCGACCAGATCAGTCGGCTTCTGCGGCAGTACCGTCACACGATTAAATCAACCTCGCTGCTTCCATACAGTGGCGCGGACTTCAAGCAGGCGCCCAAGGAACCCATCGACGCGGCGACTTACCGGCAACACCGCGCTCAGATTACCGGAGACGTGGCGGAAAAATTCGCCGAGTTGAACGGCAATCATGATCAAAAGGACGTGGAACTGGTCGATCAATCCGATTGTGCCAGCGGTGCCTGCCCGATTCGCTAG
- the rlmD gene encoding 23S rRNA (uracil(1939)-C(5))-methyltransferase RlmD: protein MKTKAPVTKNERLDVTIADLTYQGMGVAKVDDFPLFIENALPGEKLTIQVTKVQSHYGFARAITWKTTSPDRVEDVDKTYRQTGIAPLQHLAYPAQLKFKQHQIAELFSKDHQDVEVAPTLGMENPTQYRNKAQVPVRMVKGQLETGFYRQHSHELIPLTDFYIQDPAIDAAIVKVRDLLRQFEIPAYNEINDKGVIRNIMVRRGYYSHEMMIVLISRTQKLPSQAQLVEQIHEALPEVTSIVLNVNAKKTNVIMGNVTRTLYGKPTIEDSLLGLTFAISARSFYQVNPQQTEKLYQMAIDKAGLTGAETVIDAYCGIGTISLALAKHAKQVYGVDIVPEAIEDAKVNAQKNHLTNVTFEVDKAEDQMAKWQEAGIKPDVVVVDPPRKGLAESLIDSTAKMGPKKVVYVSCNPATLVRDVARFQELGYAIDGPIQPVDQFPQTPHVESVTVLVKK, encoded by the coding sequence ATGAAAACTAAAGCACCAGTCACTAAAAACGAACGACTCGACGTCACCATTGCCGACCTGACTTATCAGGGAATGGGCGTGGCCAAGGTCGACGACTTCCCATTATTTATCGAAAACGCCTTACCCGGTGAAAAGTTGACGATTCAGGTCACCAAGGTTCAGAGTCATTACGGTTTTGCCCGGGCGATCACGTGGAAAACAACCTCACCGGATCGGGTCGAAGACGTGGACAAGACGTACCGGCAAACGGGGATCGCACCGCTCCAACACTTGGCTTACCCGGCCCAACTGAAGTTCAAGCAACACCAGATTGCCGAACTCTTCAGTAAGGACCATCAAGATGTCGAAGTTGCCCCAACACTGGGGATGGAAAATCCTACCCAGTACCGGAACAAAGCGCAAGTGCCCGTTCGGATGGTTAAGGGCCAGTTGGAAACCGGCTTCTACCGCCAGCACAGCCACGAGCTCATCCCCTTAACCGACTTCTACATTCAAGATCCCGCCATCGATGCCGCCATCGTAAAGGTTCGGGACTTACTCCGTCAGTTTGAGATTCCGGCCTACAACGAAATCAACGACAAGGGCGTCATCCGCAACATCATGGTGCGGCGTGGTTACTACAGTCATGAGATGATGATTGTCCTGATCAGTCGGACCCAAAAGTTGCCGAGTCAGGCCCAATTGGTTGAACAGATTCACGAAGCCTTGCCGGAAGTCACGAGCATCGTGTTAAACGTTAATGCCAAGAAGACCAACGTTATCATGGGCAACGTGACGCGGACGCTGTACGGCAAGCCGACGATTGAAGACAGTCTGTTAGGCTTGACCTTCGCCATTTCGGCGCGGTCCTTCTACCAAGTCAACCCGCAACAGACCGAAAAGCTTTACCAAATGGCCATCGACAAGGCCGGCTTGACTGGCGCGGAGACCGTCATCGATGCTTACTGTGGGATCGGGACGATTTCACTGGCCTTGGCTAAGCATGCCAAGCAGGTCTACGGGGTCGATATTGTTCCTGAAGCCATCGAAGACGCCAAGGTGAACGCCCAAAAGAACCATTTGACCAACGTGACCTTTGAAGTCGACAAGGCCGAAGATCAGATGGCTAAGTGGCAAGAGGCCGGTATCAAGCCCGACGTCGTAGTGGTTGACCCACCACGTAAGGGTCTGGCCGAAAGCCTGATTGATTCCACGGCGAAGATGGGCCCGAAGAAGGTTGTCTACGTCAGTTGTAACCCAGCAACGCTGGTCCGCGATGTCGCCCGGTTCCAAGAACTCGGCTACGCCATCGACGGTCCAATCCAACCCGTTGACCAATTCCCACAGACGCCACACGTGGAAAGCGTCACGGTGCTGGTGAAGAAGTAA
- a CDS encoding diacylglycerol kinase produces the protein MRKRARVIYNPTSGREALKKDLIDILAVFEQAGYETSAFATTADPNSAQNEATRVAKAGFELIVAAGGDGTINQVVNGIAGLPHRPKMAIIPAGTTNDYARALHIPREDPLAAAKVVLKDQTIKMDIGKAGDSYFINIAGGGLLTELTYDVPSNLKSIFGYLAYLLKGAELLPRIKPIDMDLTYDGGHFRGKASMFLLALTNSIGGFEQIVPDAALDDGKFTMIIVKTASMPEILRLMGLVLNGGKHINDPHIIYKKTSKVIAKPVEERMMINLDGEYGGDAPMKFRNLGQHIEMYANLDAIPDSAVTSESPEILEAEQRFVKQVESLPDDQQPTED, from the coding sequence ATGCGTAAACGGGCACGGGTCATTTATAATCCAACTTCAGGTCGTGAAGCCCTGAAGAAAGACCTGATTGACATTCTAGCGGTGTTTGAACAAGCGGGGTACGAGACGAGTGCCTTTGCGACCACAGCCGACCCTAATTCGGCTCAAAACGAAGCGACTCGGGTAGCCAAGGCTGGCTTCGAGCTGATCGTGGCTGCCGGGGGCGATGGGACGATCAATCAAGTTGTAAACGGGATTGCTGGATTACCACATCGTCCTAAAATGGCCATTATTCCTGCCGGTACCACGAATGATTATGCCCGGGCGTTACACATCCCGCGCGAAGATCCGTTGGCGGCAGCGAAGGTGGTCTTGAAGGACCAAACCATTAAGATGGATATTGGTAAAGCTGGCGATTCGTATTTCATTAACATCGCCGGTGGCGGGTTGTTGACGGAACTCACCTATGACGTGCCGTCCAACCTGAAGTCCATCTTCGGCTACTTGGCCTACCTGTTGAAGGGGGCCGAGCTGTTACCACGCATCAAACCGATCGACATGGACTTGACCTATGATGGCGGTCATTTCCGCGGGAAGGCGTCCATGTTCCTCTTGGCGTTGACCAATTCCATCGGGGGCTTCGAGCAGATTGTGCCCGACGCCGCCCTGGATGACGGGAAATTTACCATGATCATCGTGAAGACGGCCAGCATGCCGGAGATTCTCCGGCTGATGGGGCTGGTCTTAAACGGGGGTAAGCACATCAACGACCCCCATATCATCTACAAGAAGACCAGCAAGGTGATTGCCAAGCCGGTCGAGGAGCGGATGATGATTAACCTGGATGGCGAATACGGTGGGGATGCCCCCATGAAGTTCCGTAATCTGGGTCAGCATATTGAAATGTATGCCAACCTCGACGCCATTCCGGATTCGGCGGTTACTAGTGAATCGCCGGAGATTCTGGAAGCAGAGCAACGGTTCGTCAAGCAGGTGGAGAGCCTGCCCGACGACCAACAGCCAACGGAAGACTAA